In a single window of the Massilia oculi genome:
- a CDS encoding acyl-CoA thioesterase: MDWDFPQPFILPVAPQAGDIDGLNHTNNAVYVRWCEQAGWAHSEMLGLSLDDYRRLDRAMAIRRGDYAYLLPTVQGEALSLATWLVGGDGKLTMERRFQLVRDSDGATVLRGRWELVCIEIGSGRPRRMPAEFLDTYMPVVVAPD, from the coding sequence TTGGACTGGGATTTTCCGCAACCGTTCATCCTGCCGGTCGCGCCGCAGGCTGGCGACATCGATGGCCTGAACCACACCAATAACGCCGTCTACGTGCGCTGGTGCGAACAGGCCGGTTGGGCCCACTCGGAAATGCTGGGCCTGTCGCTGGACGACTACCGGCGCCTGGACCGCGCGATGGCGATCCGGCGCGGCGACTACGCATACCTGTTGCCAACAGTGCAGGGTGAGGCGCTGAGCCTGGCCACCTGGCTGGTCGGCGGCGACGGCAAGCTGACGATGGAGCGCCGCTTCCAGCTGGTGCGCGACAGCGACGGCGCCACCGTGCTGCGCGGACGCTGGGAACTGGTCTGCATCGAGATCGGCAGCGGCCGGCCGCGCCGCATGCCGGCCGAGTTCCTGGACACTTATATGCCCGTCGTGGTCGCGCCAGACTGA
- a CDS encoding right-handed parallel beta-helix repeat-containing protein has product MFRILPKIPIDMRLILFWLLASPLLAGPLLAGCRLRDGGHEELVVPELVRTHLYLAPNGSDSNPGTRAEPFRTLARAAQVVTPGTTVHVAPGIYSGGVRTTTSGTLEARIVFQSTERWGARIVPPLDARQSAAWDNRGNYVDIVGFEIDGTQYQSGMKWLSGIYNGGSHNGVHGNRIHHIGNDVPCEPKGGSGIGIDSYFKGMDVAVTGNHVHDIGPPGCRYMHGIYISTTASVRGNVVYRVSGAGIHLWHDANRVTVRGNTVAACGTGIVVGGGDFYHSKGPNDHTHVSNNIVYDNHHGILEQGAIGRHNSFRNNLVYQNAGQDWKLSPGREHTGSISAPPQFVEYGAGGTPDFRLRRGSPAIGQGLPSDSAPPGSGNTGARPMRKADIGALPSAPPP; this is encoded by the coding sequence ATGTTCCGGATTCTGCCCAAGATCCCGATCGATATGCGCCTGATCCTGTTCTGGCTGCTTGCCAGTCCGCTGCTCGCGGGGCCGTTGCTGGCCGGCTGCAGGCTGCGCGACGGCGGGCACGAAGAACTCGTGGTGCCCGAGCTGGTGCGCACCCATCTCTATCTCGCCCCCAACGGCTCGGACAGCAATCCCGGCACCCGCGCCGAACCCTTCCGCACCCTCGCGCGCGCGGCCCAGGTGGTCACGCCGGGCACGACCGTGCACGTGGCGCCCGGCATCTATTCGGGCGGCGTGCGCACCACCACCAGCGGCACGCTCGAAGCGCGCATCGTCTTCCAGAGCACCGAGCGCTGGGGCGCCAGGATCGTGCCGCCGCTCGACGCGCGCCAGAGCGCGGCCTGGGACAACCGCGGCAACTACGTCGACATCGTCGGCTTCGAAATCGACGGCACCCAGTACCAGAGCGGCATGAAATGGCTGAGCGGCATCTATAACGGCGGCTCGCACAACGGCGTGCACGGCAACCGCATCCACCACATCGGCAACGACGTGCCGTGCGAGCCCAAGGGCGGCTCGGGCATCGGGATCGACAGCTATTTCAAGGGCATGGACGTGGCCGTGACCGGCAACCACGTGCACGACATCGGCCCACCCGGCTGCCGCTACATGCACGGCATCTACATCAGCACCACGGCCAGTGTGCGGGGCAACGTCGTTTACCGCGTATCCGGCGCGGGCATCCATCTGTGGCACGACGCCAACCGCGTGACCGTGCGTGGCAATACCGTGGCGGCATGCGGCACCGGCATCGTGGTCGGCGGCGGCGACTTTTATCACAGCAAGGGGCCGAACGACCACACCCACGTCAGCAACAACATCGTCTACGACAACCACCACGGCATCCTCGAACAAGGGGCGATCGGCCGCCACAACAGCTTCCGCAACAACCTCGTGTACCAGAACGCCGGCCAGGACTGGAAGCTGTCGCCCGGCCGCGAGCATACGGGCAGCATCAGCGCGCCGCCCCAGTTCGTCGAGTACGGCGCAGGCGGCACGCCAGACTTCCGCCTGCGTCGCGGCTCGCCGGCGATCGGACAGGGCTTGCCGTCAGATTCCGCGCCGCCCGGCAGCGGCAATACCGGGGCGCGGCCGATGCGCAAGGCCGACATCGGGGCCCTGCCGTCGGCGCCGCCCCCCTAG
- the arsC gene encoding arsenate reductase (glutaredoxin) (This arsenate reductase requires both glutathione and glutaredoxin to convert arsenate to arsenite, after which the efflux transporter formed by ArsA and ArsB can extrude the arsenite from the cell, providing resistance.): MEITIYHNPRCGTSRNTLAAIREAGHEPQVVEYLVNPPTREQLARLIADAGLQPRDAVRRKEALYAELGLDRPEVDDAALLDAMAAHPILIERPFVVTPKGARLCRPFERVREIL, translated from the coding sequence ATGGAAATCACGATCTATCACAACCCGCGCTGCGGGACTTCGCGCAATACCCTGGCCGCGATCCGCGAGGCCGGCCACGAACCGCAAGTGGTCGAATACCTGGTCAATCCACCGACCCGCGAACAACTGGCGCGCCTGATCGCCGACGCGGGCCTGCAGCCGCGCGACGCCGTGCGCCGCAAGGAAGCCCTGTACGCCGAGCTCGGCCTGGACCGGCCGGAGGTGGACGACGCAGCCCTGCTCGATGCGATGGCTGCGCATCCGATTCTGATCGAGCGGCCTTTCGTGGTCACGCCGAAGGGCGCGCGCCTGTGCCGGCCGTTCGAGCGGGTGCGCGAAATCCTGTAA
- a CDS encoding 1-acyl-sn-glycerol-3-phosphate acyltransferase encodes MSDYLQRPEALPTLRQRTALRVLQLFGWKLYFKPLPGPHGIAVVYPHTSNWDFPIGLVAKWALDTPFRWLAKDSLFRGAMGRLMRYWGGIAVDRRAPMGATRQLAQQMLKEDWCWVGITPEGTRGYRPHWKSGFYHLARTANVPLLLVSFDYKKKELRVTETLELSGDVERDMEAIRAVYQDVTALYPENAAPIVLAAKDDSEARRKRA; translated from the coding sequence ATGAGCGATTACCTGCAGCGTCCCGAGGCACTGCCCACCCTGCGCCAGCGCACCGCGCTGCGCGTGCTGCAGCTGTTCGGCTGGAAGCTGTATTTCAAGCCACTGCCCGGGCCACATGGCATTGCGGTGGTCTACCCGCACACCTCGAATTGGGACTTCCCCATCGGGCTGGTCGCCAAGTGGGCGCTCGACACGCCGTTTCGCTGGCTGGCCAAGGATTCGCTGTTCCGCGGCGCGATGGGCCGCCTGATGCGCTACTGGGGCGGCATCGCGGTCGATCGCCGCGCGCCGATGGGCGCCACGCGCCAGCTGGCCCAGCAGATGCTGAAGGAAGACTGGTGCTGGGTCGGCATCACGCCGGAAGGCACGCGCGGCTATCGTCCGCACTGGAAAAGCGGCTTCTATCACCTGGCGCGCACCGCCAACGTGCCGCTGCTGCTGGTCAGCTTCGACTACAAGAAGAAGGAACTGCGCGTGACCGAGACGCTCGAGCTATCGGGCGACGTCGAGCGCGACATGGAAGCGATCCGCGCGGTCTACCAGGACGTCACCGCCCTTTACCCAGAAAACGCAGCCCCGATCGTCCTCGCCGCGAAGGACGACAGCGAGGCCCGGCGCAAGCGCGCCTGA
- a CDS encoding SulP family inorganic anion transporter, which yields MLQWLREYRGAALPGDISAGIVVAMMMIPQGMAYALVAGLPPVVGIYASIFPPLLYALFGTSSTQSVGPMAIVSLMTASTLAPLATPGTGLYGVLAAQLALMSGLVLLACGLLRIGFLANFFSRPVMSGFTIGSAIVIAWGQLRTLIGGPIALDASPHWPSIALGFGSLALLVMAREWLAPLLRRLRVKPVVADIAGKLAPMFVVLGATALVPWLELDRLGVATTGAVPAGLPGLNLATSSGHWQALLQPALLTGFMVFLISMSGAQALALKRGGEKLASNRELVGLGVANVGSALSGGFPVTGSISRSAVNFAAGANTQLASVITAGLLALALVAPTGWLALLPLPTLAATIIVAVLGMLDWSTLRTAWRYDRADALALLATAGGVLVLGVEAGVLVGVALSMGSLIWRASRPHIAVLGRIHGTEHFRNVDRYSAETTPGLLMLRVDAGLFFGNVDAVNERIDEELVQHAATAHLVLVLSAVNAIDTSALFGLQELNASLGQRGVTLHLAEVKGPVMDRLRDSDLLGQLSGQVFLSAANAWDRLAGSSAAGRPAPA from the coding sequence ATGCTTCAATGGCTTCGCGAATACCGGGGCGCCGCGCTGCCGGGCGATATCAGCGCCGGCATCGTGGTGGCGATGATGATGATCCCGCAGGGCATGGCCTATGCGCTGGTGGCCGGGCTGCCGCCGGTGGTCGGCATCTACGCCAGCATCTTCCCGCCGCTGCTGTACGCGCTATTCGGCACCAGCAGCACCCAGTCGGTGGGGCCGATGGCCATCGTGTCGTTGATGACGGCGTCCACGCTGGCGCCGCTGGCCACGCCCGGCACCGGCCTGTATGGCGTGCTGGCGGCCCAGCTGGCGCTGATGTCGGGCCTGGTCCTGCTGGCCTGCGGCCTGCTGCGCATCGGCTTTCTTGCCAACTTCTTTTCGCGTCCAGTGATGAGCGGCTTCACCATCGGTTCGGCGATCGTCATCGCGTGGGGGCAGCTGCGCACGCTGATTGGCGGTCCGATCGCGCTGGACGCCTCACCTCACTGGCCCAGCATCGCGCTGGGTTTTGGCTCCCTGGCCCTGCTGGTCATGGCGCGCGAATGGCTGGCGCCGCTGCTGCGCCGGCTGCGCGTCAAGCCCGTCGTGGCCGATATCGCGGGCAAGCTGGCGCCGATGTTCGTCGTGCTGGGCGCCACCGCGCTGGTGCCGTGGCTGGAACTGGACCGCCTTGGCGTGGCTACCACCGGCGCGGTACCGGCCGGCCTGCCGGGCCTGAATCTGGCCACCTCGAGCGGACATTGGCAGGCCTTGCTGCAGCCGGCGCTCTTGACCGGCTTCATGGTGTTCTTGATCAGCATGTCGGGCGCGCAGGCGCTGGCGCTCAAGCGGGGCGGCGAGAAGCTGGCCAGCAACCGCGAGCTGGTCGGCCTGGGCGTGGCCAATGTCGGCAGCGCACTCTCCGGCGGCTTTCCGGTCACCGGCAGCATCTCGCGCTCGGCGGTGAATTTCGCGGCCGGCGCCAACACCCAGCTGGCGAGCGTGATCACGGCCGGCCTGCTGGCCCTGGCGCTGGTGGCGCCCACCGGCTGGCTGGCGCTGCTGCCGCTGCCGACGCTGGCCGCGACCATCATCGTGGCGGTGCTCGGCATGCTCGACTGGTCGACCCTGCGCACCGCCTGGCGCTACGACCGCGCCGACGCGCTGGCACTGCTGGCCACTGCCGGCGGCGTGCTGGTGCTGGGGGTGGAGGCGGGCGTGCTGGTGGGCGTGGCGCTATCGATGGGCTCGCTGATCTGGCGCGCCAGCCGGCCGCACATCGCGGTGCTGGGTCGCATCCATGGCACCGAGCACTTCCGCAACGTCGACCGCTATTCGGCCGAGACCACGCCTGGCCTGCTGATGCTGCGGGTCGACGCCGGCCTGTTCTTCGGGAACGTGGACGCGGTGAACGAGCGTATCGACGAGGAACTGGTGCAGCATGCCGCTACAGCCCACCTGGTGCTGGTGCTGTCGGCGGTGAATGCGATCGACACCTCGGCCCTGTTCGGTCTGCAGGAATTGAACGCGTCGCTGGGCCAGCGCGGCGTGACCCTGCACCTGGCCGAAGTGAAGGGGCCGGTGATGGACCGGCTGCGGGACAGCGATCTGCTGGGCCAGCTCAGCGGGCAGGTGTTCCTGAGCGCGGCGAATGCCTGGGACAGGCTGGCGGGGTCGAGTGCGGCGGGACGGCCGGCGCCGGCCTGA
- a CDS encoding GGDEF domain-containing protein, whose translation MGEEGARADEVDIDYSCLFVNPVGQRRADFQSACAGVFSQLRVASGAEQARSLLAREPADLVVLDLERCELGIDLAALGALVAERTGKPTLVLCPFTNARWLPALMAFGPIDYAIGPLRAQQTRALLDARLRAGFPPASAPASAPASAPMLAPTSAKEELHNLLALRSASLEALSHADDSVRFAERLCAALSGWPGLVHAALFQHRDGDLHLEAEQGVGGLHLMALLHREGRLLQSPLRHAFPGLLAAATGEFTLLDAPEKAGEPELAARLEGFGVRMVVGLPIPGQGPGGPRGSLCLMFDHARAFSRAQLQALDDLAQMAAHGLRMAEVTRENEALLARVTHLATTDALTEVANRRHGEHLLEQEIKRARRYRLPLALVSFDIDRFSQVNDSFGHPVGDIVLRTVADTVRALLRASDVLVRSGGEEFLVIAPHASAIDGLRIAEKLRAAIEQVEIPGCDHVTISLGVAQLGESESGDSLAVRANAALARAKRAGRNCVELAMS comes from the coding sequence ATGGGAGAAGAGGGCGCGCGCGCGGATGAGGTGGACATCGACTACAGCTGCCTGTTCGTGAATCCGGTGGGCCAGCGCCGCGCCGATTTCCAGAGCGCGTGCGCCGGGGTCTTCTCGCAGTTGCGGGTGGCCTCCGGCGCCGAGCAGGCGCGCAGCCTGCTGGCGCGCGAGCCGGCCGACCTCGTGGTGCTGGACCTCGAGCGCTGCGAGCTGGGCATCGACCTGGCGGCCCTGGGCGCCCTGGTGGCCGAACGGACCGGCAAGCCGACCCTGGTGCTGTGCCCCTTCACCAATGCGCGCTGGCTGCCGGCGCTGATGGCCTTCGGCCCGATCGACTATGCCATCGGCCCGCTGCGCGCGCAGCAGACCCGCGCGTTGCTCGACGCCCGCCTGCGCGCCGGCTTCCCGCCGGCATCCGCGCCGGCATCTGCGCCGGCATCTGCACCGATGCTCGCGCCGACCTCCGCCAAGGAAGAGCTGCACAATCTGCTGGCGCTGCGAAGCGCCAGCCTGGAGGCCCTGAGCCACGCCGACGACAGCGTACGCTTCGCCGAGCGCCTGTGCGCCGCGCTGTCCGGCTGGCCGGGCCTGGTGCATGCGGCGCTGTTCCAGCACCGCGACGGCGACCTGCACCTGGAAGCCGAACAGGGTGTGGGCGGCCTGCACCTGATGGCGCTGCTCCACCGTGAGGGGCGCCTGCTGCAGTCGCCGCTGCGCCACGCTTTTCCCGGCCTGCTGGCCGCCGCCACCGGCGAATTCACCCTGCTCGACGCGCCGGAGAAGGCGGGCGAGCCCGAACTGGCGGCCCGCCTGGAGGGCTTCGGCGTGCGCATGGTGGTCGGCCTGCCGATCCCGGGCCAGGGCCCGGGCGGCCCGCGCGGTTCGCTGTGCCTGATGTTCGACCATGCGCGCGCCTTCTCGCGCGCGCAGCTGCAGGCGCTGGACGACCTGGCACAGATGGCGGCCCATGGCCTGCGCATGGCCGAGGTCACGCGCGAGAACGAGGCATTGCTGGCGCGCGTGACCCACCTGGCCACGACCGACGCCCTGACCGAGGTCGCCAACCGCCGCCACGGCGAGCACCTGCTCGAGCAGGAGATCAAGCGCGCCCGCCGCTACCGCCTGCCGCTGGCGCTGGTGAGCTTCGACATCGACCGCTTCAGCCAGGTCAACGACAGCTTTGGGCATCCGGTGGGCGACATCGTGCTGCGCACCGTGGCCGACACCGTGCGCGCCCTGCTGCGCGCGAGCGACGTGCTGGTGCGCTCGGGCGGCGAGGAATTCCTGGTGATCGCTCCGCATGCCAGCGCGATCGACGGCCTGCGCATCGCCGAGAAGCTGCGCGCCGCAATCGAGCAGGTCGAGATCCCGGGCTGCGACCACGTGACCATCAGCCTGGGCGTGGCCCAGTTGGGCGAGAGCGAGAGCGGCGATTCGCTGGCGGTGCGCGCCAATGCCGCGCTGGCGCGCGCCAAGCGGGCCGGGAGAAACTGTGTCGAACTGGCGATGTCCTGA
- a CDS encoding SDR family oxidoreductase yields the protein MGQQDDVANKQKAIQNRQDQIDGSMQKAGSNDEGAVQTGVRQPETPMPDQHLAKPGIEAQMELKPKFMAEGYKGSGKLEGMSAIVTGGDSGIGRAVAVLFAREGADVAVMYLNEHEDAEETKRCIEAEGRRCITISGDVKDAAFCNEAVEKVVAEFGRLDVLVNNAAFQEHANSLLDITEERLDETFRTNIYGYFHMARAALPHLKRGAAIINTGSVTGLQGSKRLLDYSATKGAIHAFTMSLASSLIEQGIRVNAVAPGPVWTPLNPADQTPEQLKKFGAATDYKRPAQPEELSPAYVFLASPVCSGYITGIVLPITGSVG from the coding sequence ATGGGACAGCAGGACGACGTGGCGAACAAGCAGAAGGCCATCCAGAACCGCCAGGACCAAATCGATGGCAGCATGCAGAAGGCCGGCAGTAATGACGAGGGCGCCGTGCAGACCGGCGTGCGGCAGCCGGAAACGCCGATGCCCGACCAGCACCTGGCCAAGCCCGGCATCGAAGCGCAGATGGAGCTCAAGCCGAAGTTCATGGCCGAGGGCTACAAGGGCAGCGGCAAGCTGGAGGGCATGAGCGCCATCGTGACCGGCGGCGACTCCGGCATCGGCCGCGCGGTCGCGGTGTTGTTCGCGCGCGAAGGCGCCGACGTGGCCGTCATGTACCTGAACGAGCACGAGGACGCCGAGGAAACCAAACGCTGCATCGAGGCCGAGGGCCGCCGCTGCATCACCATATCGGGCGACGTCAAGGACGCCGCCTTCTGCAACGAGGCGGTGGAAAAAGTCGTCGCCGAGTTCGGCCGCCTGGATGTGCTGGTGAACAACGCCGCCTTCCAGGAGCATGCGAACTCGCTGCTCGACATCACCGAAGAGCGCCTCGACGAGACCTTCCGCACCAATATTTATGGGTACTTCCACATGGCGCGCGCCGCCCTGCCCCATCTGAAACGCGGCGCGGCGATCATCAACACGGGATCGGTAACCGGCCTGCAGGGCTCCAAAAGGCTGCTCGATTATTCGGCCACCAAGGGTGCTATCCACGCCTTCACGATGTCGCTCGCCTCGAGCCTGATCGAACAGGGCATCCGCGTCAATGCGGTGGCGCCGGGCCCGGTCTGGACTCCACTGAACCCGGCCGACCAGACGCCCGAGCAGCTGAAGAAATTCGGCGCGGCCACCGACTACAAGCGCCCGGCCCAGCCGGAAGAACTGTCGCCGGCCTACGTGTTCCTGGCCTCGCCCGTGTGCTCGGGCTACATCACCGGCATCGTGCTGCCGATCACCGGTTCGGTCGGCTGA
- the ku gene encoding non-homologous end joining protein Ku — MRSMWKGAISFGLVHIPVDMYTAVDSKGLDLTMLDRRDFSPVGFKRYNKGNGKEVAWDDIVKGYEYEDGEYVVLSDEDLRRANPEATQTIDIQAFVNAEDVPLIYYDQPYYLAPGKGGTKVYALLRETLREAGKIGIARVVIRVKQHLAALVCVGDTIVLNTLRYPDEMRDADELKIPSPSSKTAAVTVKELKMAMALVEGMSEDWAPEQYHDTYREDVLALVKKKIKARQTKTITQPEPEKEKRASGKVIDLVALLQASLGKKPAKAALAALDDDDDDDPPPRKSRKPAEDEDDDDDAPAPRARKTSGTGSRSGATAKSTRTAASKAAAKPAAKKAAAKKAAAKASAKAAARRKAA, encoded by the coding sequence ATGCGCAGCATGTGGAAAGGGGCGATCAGTTTCGGGCTGGTCCACATTCCGGTCGATATGTACACCGCGGTCGACAGCAAGGGGCTGGACCTGACCATGCTCGACCGGCGCGACTTTTCGCCAGTGGGCTTCAAGCGCTACAACAAGGGCAACGGCAAGGAAGTCGCGTGGGACGACATCGTCAAGGGCTACGAATATGAGGACGGCGAGTATGTCGTGCTGTCCGATGAAGACCTGCGCCGCGCCAACCCCGAGGCGACCCAGACCATCGACATCCAGGCCTTCGTGAATGCCGAGGACGTGCCGCTGATCTACTACGACCAGCCCTATTACCTCGCACCGGGCAAGGGCGGCACCAAGGTGTATGCCCTGCTGCGCGAGACCCTGCGCGAGGCCGGCAAGATCGGCATCGCGCGCGTCGTCATCCGCGTCAAGCAGCACCTGGCCGCGCTGGTGTGCGTGGGCGACACCATCGTGCTCAACACTTTGCGCTACCCGGACGAGATGCGCGATGCGGACGAACTCAAGATCCCCTCGCCCAGTTCGAAGACCGCCGCCGTCACCGTCAAGGAACTCAAGATGGCGATGGCGCTGGTCGAGGGCATGAGCGAGGACTGGGCGCCGGAGCAGTACCACGACACCTACCGAGAGGACGTGCTGGCCCTGGTCAAGAAGAAGATCAAGGCCAGGCAGACCAAGACCATCACCCAGCCCGAGCCCGAGAAGGAAAAGCGCGCCAGCGGCAAGGTCATCGACCTGGTCGCCCTGCTCCAGGCCAGCCTGGGCAAGAAGCCGGCCAAGGCCGCGCTGGCGGCGCTGGACGACGACGACGACGACGATCCGCCGCCGCGCAAGTCGAGGAAGCCGGCCGAGGACGAGGACGACGACGACGACGCCCCGGCGCCGCGCGCGCGCAAGACGTCCGGCACGGGCAGCCGCTCCGGCGCCACCGCCAAGTCGACCCGCACCGCGGCGAGCAAGGCTGCGGCCAAGCCGGCCGCGAAGAAGGCCGCCGCAAAAAAGGCGGCGGCAAAAGCCTCGGCGAAGGCGGCGGCACGCAGGAAGGCGGCGTGA
- a CDS encoding catalase, whose product MSQSRLTTASGIPLADNQNSLSAGPRGPLLLQDFHLIEKLQHFNRERIPERVVHAKGSGAYGSFTVTHDITGLTKAKLFSHVGKQTPVFLRFSTVGGEKGSADTERDPRGFALRFYTEEGNWDLVGNNTPVFFIKDPINFPDFIHTQKRDPQTNLKSANMMFDFWSNAPESLHQVTILFSDRGTPDGYRHMDGFGSHTYSLIDEQGERVYVKWHFKTRQGIKNLSALDATRIAGSDPDHAQRDLFNAIAANDFPQWDVQVQVATIQELEAWSARTGWNPFDLTKVWPHGDFPVQPVGVLELNRNPQNYHAEVEQAAFSPANVVPGLGYSPDKMLQGRLFGYHDAQLYRVGTNHQHLPVNAPRCPVHNHQRDGAMAIANGGSARNYHTLNSVGAGATGMGHGERELGLEGDAGRFDFRGQEDDYTQAGNLFRLMDTQARQNLCDNLAGPLSQVDEDILQRQLRHFDLADRAYGAGVRASLKALGRNVD is encoded by the coding sequence ATGAGCCAATCCCGCCTGACCACCGCCTCCGGCATCCCGCTCGCCGACAACCAGAATTCGCTGAGCGCGGGCCCGCGCGGACCGCTGCTGCTGCAGGACTTCCACCTGATCGAAAAGCTGCAGCACTTCAACCGCGAGCGCATTCCCGAGCGCGTCGTCCACGCCAAGGGTTCGGGCGCCTATGGCAGCTTCACCGTCACCCATGACATCACCGGGCTGACCAAGGCCAAGCTGTTCTCCCACGTCGGCAAGCAGACCCCGGTGTTCCTGCGCTTCTCGACCGTCGGCGGAGAAAAAGGCAGCGCCGATACCGAACGCGATCCGCGCGGCTTCGCCCTGCGCTTCTACACCGAGGAAGGCAACTGGGACCTGGTCGGCAACAACACGCCGGTATTCTTCATCAAGGACCCGATCAATTTCCCGGACTTCATCCACACCCAGAAGCGCGATCCGCAGACCAACCTCAAGTCGGCCAACATGATGTTCGACTTCTGGAGCAATGCGCCGGAAAGCCTGCACCAGGTGACGATCCTGTTCTCGGACCGCGGCACCCCGGACGGCTACCGCCACATGGACGGTTTCGGCAGCCATACCTATAGCCTGATCGACGAACAGGGCGAGCGCGTCTACGTGAAATGGCACTTCAAGACCCGCCAGGGCATCAAGAACCTGAGCGCGCTCGACGCCACCCGCATTGCCGGCAGCGACCCGGATCATGCCCAGCGCGACCTGTTCAATGCGATCGCCGCCAATGACTTTCCGCAGTGGGACGTGCAGGTGCAGGTCGCGACCATCCAGGAACTGGAAGCCTGGAGCGCGCGCACCGGCTGGAATCCGTTCGACCTGACCAAGGTCTGGCCGCATGGCGACTTCCCCGTGCAGCCGGTCGGCGTGCTGGAACTGAACCGCAACCCGCAGAATTACCATGCTGAAGTCGAGCAGGCCGCCTTCTCGCCGGCCAACGTGGTGCCGGGCCTGGGCTACTCGCCCGACAAGATGCTGCAGGGCCGCCTGTTCGGCTACCACGACGCCCAGCTGTACCGCGTCGGCACCAACCACCAGCACCTGCCGGTCAACGCCCCGCGCTGCCCGGTGCACAACCACCAGCGCGACGGCGCGATGGCGATCGCCAACGGCGGCTCGGCGCGCAACTACCACACCTTGAACAGCGTGGGCGCCGGCGCCACCGGCATGGGCCACGGCGAGCGTGAACTCGGCCTCGAGGGCGATGCCGGACGCTTCGACTTCCGCGGCCAGGAAGACGATTACACGCAGGCCGGCAACCTGTTCCGCCTGATGGACACCCAGGCGCGCCAGAACCTGTGCGACAACCTGGCCGGCCCGCTGAGCCAGGTGGACGAGGACATCCTGCAGCGGCAGCTGCGCCACTTCGACCTTGCCGATCGTGCGTATGGCGCCGGCGTGCGCGCCTCGCTCAAGGCGCTGGGCAGGAACGTCGACTAA